The Alnus glutinosa chromosome 7, dhAlnGlut1.1, whole genome shotgun sequence genome includes a region encoding these proteins:
- the LOC133873667 gene encoding uncharacterized protein LOC133873667, whose product MGLSTNAKAKTNNSSSHSSENWGMGLLLVFFPQDDNHPMVDKNNLFSSSSSSSSPSSSPPPPPTTSSSSSPSLIKSSIRRSSTSKAIISRAQSTMSICALFLFITLLLFTLSTFEPTANRIPPTSPRRFLFQKRPPNYVHNSKSPKPKTNNSLLRSSWFFKAFTEKSYNTTNSAISPITALQGMGTLYRRGAKAMNDLVVAHVVEDVTDDELRLFSRALHRSGLTARADIVFIFASSSFSSRFGSIIQEENDSFLKLVQHYKKSNSTSPKRVTGFDVTHFVKGGKKEKKEMEEPIWGKRFRSNYSNSDGVEREAESTQLSVGSVVGFDASELDPENSLSGFLDHVPMNMRRWACYPMLLGRVRRNFKHVMLVDVKNSVVLGDPLGRVRNRSPVSVYLSPKPESSSGRHGKKNSDKTQSHSPVNSAVIMGGARGVRRLSNAMLTEIVRASMQHKRKSSASESGILSQLVASEFMLKNIDLIRSSESIPDTSSLAGLNSVSSTSLSGYAVILRANGIYDSRSVLMKVLCTSEADSSVYRDC is encoded by the coding sequence atggGGCTATCAACAAATGCCAAGGCCAAGACGAACAACAGCAGTAGCCACAGCAGCGAGAACTGGGGCATGGGTTTACTCCTGGTCTTCTTCCCCCAGGATGATAACCACCCCATGGTTGACAAAAACAacctcttctcctcctcctcctcctcctcctctccttCTTCatccccaccaccaccaccgacaacttcttcttcttcttctccttcattgATCAAATCCAGCATTAGAAGAAGCAGTACTTCCAAGGCTATAATCTCCAGAGCCCAATCCACCATGTCCATCTGCGCCCTCTTCCTCTTCATCACCCTCCTCCTCTTCACTCTCTCCACCTTCGAACCCACCGCCAATAGGATCCCTCCAACCTCCCCACGAAGATTCCTTTTCCAAAAACGTCCGCCAAATTACGTCCACAACTCCAAATCCCCCAAGCCCAAAACCAATAATTCCCTACTCCGTTCCTCATGGTTCTTCAAAGCGTTTACGGAAAAGTCATACAACACAACAAATTCTGCTATCTCGCCAATTACTGCGCTGCAAGGAATGGGAACTCTCTATAGGCGAGGCGCCAAAGCCATGAACGATCTGGTTGTTGCTCATGTCGTGGAGGACGTCACGGACGACGAGCTCCGGTTGTTCTCGAGAGCCTTGCACAGGTCCGGCCTCACGGCGAGAGCGGACATAGTTTTCATATTTGCTTCCTCGTCGTTTTCGTCGAGATTTGGTTCGATAATACAAGAAGAAAACGACTCGTTCTTGAAACTCGTTCAACATTATAAGAAGTCGAATAGCACTAGTCCGAAGCGAGTCACGGGTTTTGATGTGACTCACTTTGTGAAGGGtgggaagaaggagaagaaggaaatGGAGGAGCCCATATGGGGTAAGAGATTTAGGAGCAATTACAGTAACTCGGATGGTGTTGAAAGGGAAGCTGAGTCGACCCAGTTGAGTGTTGGGTCGGTGGTGGGGTTTGATGCGTCTGAACTTGACCCGGAGAACTCGCTTTCCGGGTTTCTAGACCACGTTCCCATGAATATGAGAAGATGGGCCTGTTATCCGATGCTACTCGGCCGAGTTCGCCGGAATTTCAAGCACGTAATGCTGGTGGACGTGAAGAACTCGGTTGTACTCGGTGATCCACTCGGCCGAGTTAGGAATCGAAGCCCCGTGTCAGTTTATTTATCACCGAAGCCAGAGAGTTCTTCTGGCAGGCATGGTAAGAAGAACTCGGACAAAACTCAGTCTCATAGCCCAGTCAACTCAGCCGTTATAATGGGTGGGGCTCGAGGGGTCCGGCGATTATCGAACGCCATGTTAACCGAGATTGTTCGAGCCTCAATGCAACACAAGAGGAAGAGCTCAGCGTCGGAGTCGGGGATTTTGAGTCAACTCGTTGCGAGTGAGTTTATGCTGAAGAATATCGATTTGATCAGATCCAGCGAGTCAATCCCGGATACGAGTTCACTCGCTGGTCTAAACTCAGTCTCTTCCACGTCACTGTCAGGGTACGCTGTAATCCTACGTGCTAATGGTATTTATGATTCTCGTTCTGTTCTTATGAAGGTATTATGTACATCTGAAGCGGATTCTTCTGTTTATAGGGATTGTTag